A window of Kribbella sp. NBC_00382 genomic DNA:
CCTGCCGGACCACCTCGACCCACGCCGCCGGATGGAGCGCGAACGCGCCGCCCGGGTGGCCCGCTTCCAGGCCGCCCACCACGCCTGAAGAGGCGGTCGGCTGTCCGATAGGGCAGGGTGGGTGACATGTCATCCTCTGAAGAAGAATATGCCCCCAGTACGACCGGTTGGGTCCGCGAAGCGGTCGAGAAGATGGTGGAGGCCGGCGACACCAGTGTCGGCGGCTTCAACGGTATGCACGTGGTGCTGATGACCATGCGCGGCGCCAAGTCGGGCAAGCTCCGCAAGGTACCGGTGATGCGCGTCGAGCACGAAGGCGTGTACGCCGCGGTCGCATCGCTCGGCGGCGCGCCGAAGAACCCGGTCTGGTACTACAACCTCAAGGTCGACCCCAAGATCCAGCTGCAGGACGGCGAGCGCACCGGCGAGTACGTCGCCCGCGAGATCGAGGGCGACGAGTACAAGCTGTGGTGGAAGCGCTCGGTCGAGGCCTTCCCGAACTACGCGGAGTACCAGACCAAGACGACCCGGATCATCCCGCTCTTCCTGCTCGAGCCCGTCTCCGGGAACTGATCCACGCCGCCGTCTGGATGACCGGCCGACGTCGGTCATCCAGAGGCGGTCACTGGTTCAGCACCCGCGCCATGAGACCCTGACTCCCTGAAGTCCGGTGCGTTGCGCCCGGCCGAGTTCTGGGAGTTCTCCTGACCACACACGACGCGGTGCGGGAACCGTTCGTCGGGTCGACGCGGTTGCGTCTGGCCGGACTTGCACTGCACGCCTATACCGCGAGCGGAACGGTGCTCGCGTTGCTGATCGTGATCGCGGCGATCGACGGGGACGCGGTCCGCGCGCTCTGGCTCGGCCTGGCCGCGCTCTGGATCGACGGCACCGACGGGATGATCGCGCGACGGCTCCGGGTGAAGGAGACGATCCCGTGGTTCGACGGCGCGATGCTCGACAACATCGTCGACTATCTGACGTACGCGTTCGCGCCGATCGTGCTGCTCTGGACCGGCGGCTACCTGCCGCACGGCTTCATCGGCGCCGCGCTCGCCGCGTTGCCGCTGCTTGCCTCCAGCTACCAGTTCTGCCGCACCGACGCGAAGACGGACGACCACTTCTTCCTGGGCTTCCCGAGCTACTGGAACGTGGTGGCCTTCTACGTCGTCGTGCTCGACCTCGGCCAGACCGCGACCGGCATCATCCTGCTGACCTGCTCGATCCTGGTCTTCATCCCGATCAAGTACGTCTACCCCTCGCGGACCAAGGCGTTCCGGACCACGAACCTGGTCACCACGCTGATCTGGCTCGGCTCGTACGCGGTCCTGCTGACCCAGATGCCGAACCCGAGCGCGATCGTGGTGGCGATCTCGCTGGCCTATCTTGTGTACTACGGGGTGCTCAGCCTGTACCTCACCTTCTGGGCCCCCAGACGCAAGGCAGCCTGACTTGATCCTCGGACTGGGAGCGGCGCTCGGAGCCGCAGTCGTCTTCGGCATCGCGTCGATCCTGCAGGCGGTCGGTTCCCGCAAGGTGCCGACCGGCTCGGAGCTCGACCCGCGACGCTTCGGCGAGTTCGTCATCGCGCTGCTCAAGCAACCGGCCTGGCTCGGCGCCCTCGTGCTCCAGCTGGCCGGCTTCGGACTGCACTTCGTCGCTTTGAGGCTCCTTCCCCTGTACCTCGCTCAGGCAGGTATCGCGGTCAGCCTCGTGGTCACCGCCTTGCTGGCGACGCGGTTGATGGCGGACAAGCTGTCGGCGATCGAGTGGTCGGCCGTTGTCGCGGTCTGCGCCGGACTCGGGCTGCTGGCGGTCTCGTCCGGCGACGCGGGGGAGGCCGCCGTCCATCACGGCCTGACGATCGGCGTGATCGTCGGGCTGATCGCGATCGCCGTACTCGGTGGCCTGGCGAGCCGTTCCCAGCACGCGAGCGCGACGGCGGCACTCGGGGTGCTCGCGGGATTCGGGTACGCCGGGGTCGCGATCTCGGCGCGAATGCTCGACGACAGCTCGATCGGCGCGCTGTTCTCCAGCCCCACGACGTACACGCTGCCTGTCTCGGCGGCGCTCGCATTCCTGCTCTACTCGCTCGCCCTGCAACGCGGCTCGGTGACGCTCGCGACCACCCCGATGATCGCCCTCCAGACGATCACCCCGGCTGCCATCGGCGTCTTCCTCCTCGACGACAAGATCCGCGACGGCTGGTGGGCCGGCGCAGCCGCCGGCTTCGCCGTCACCGCGATCGGCGCCCTCATCCTCGTCCGCTTCGAAAGCGTCAAGGACGAAGCACCAACCGAGCCGGCCGCCAACCAGGTGGTGGAAGGTACATAACCCCCACCCGTATCTCGTGCCGGCGTCTTGAGCCCACCCGAACCGATGGAGCGGCTGGACCGTTGCGCTGAGCCCCCTCCACTCACCGTGGATGTGAAGCGGGCAAGGGTATGTGGTGGGCTTCGTCAGCAGCCGGTCGCCTAGCGCGAGGGCCATTTCCACGGAGGCTCGTCCAAGGGGCGTTGGCCCTCGAGCACTGTTTGGCCGAATTCCTTCAGTAGTTCGTTGGTGTGGAAGTCGAGCCCGGTCTCCTCGGCGCCTGCCTGGAGCGCTGACTGGAACGGGCGGGAGTGGGTGACGACAATGACCTGGGTGTCTTTGGCGGCGGTGACGACGAGATTCGCCAGCGCTGGCAGGAGATCGGGGTGCAGGCTCGTCTCGGGCTCGTTGAGTACGAGGAGGGCCGGTGGTCGTGGTGTCAGCAAGGCGGCCACCCACAACAAGTACCGGAGCGTCCCGTCGGATAGTTCGGCGCCGGACAGCGGGCGGAGCAATCCGTGCTGGTGGAAGGCGATCTCGAAGCGGCCGGCGTTGTTGCGGATCTCGACCTTGCTGGCCGGGAACGCTCGCTCGATCGCCGCGTCGAGTCCGCCGCGCGGCCCGATCTCCCGGATCGTCTGGAGAGCGGCCGCCACGTCGGCGCCTTCGGGGCCGAGGATCGTCGTACGAGTTCCGATCTGTACTTGTCGCGCCGGGGCATCGGCATCCGTGCGCAGATGGTCGTAGAACCGCCACGACCGCATCCGCTCTCGCAGGGTCAGCAGCTCGGGCGCCCGCTCGGGGTCGGCGAACTCGCTCAGGACGCTGTCGAACGGCTGCAGCGCATGCCCACCGTCGTGCCATTTCCCGTCGCCGCCCCGGATCCGTACGCCGCCGCCCCCGCGCTCGACCAGCAACGCGGCCGGCCGGAGGAACGGGCCGGCCCAGAGCGCCTCCCGCTTGATCTCCGGATCCAGGCTGAAAGCCGACGGCTCCCCGAACTCGCCCTTCAGCGGCTGCGGCAACCCGAAGTCCATGGCATAGCCGTAGTCCTCGGACGCGAACCCCATCCGCAGGCTGACCGCCTTGCTCCGTACGGTCCCCTGCAACGGCTGCTCGCCCCGCCGAACCGCGTTCGAGATGTTCTCCGGTCCCGCCCACAACGTCGACGGCAACCCGCCTTCGCGAGCCAGCGCCGCGACCGCGCCGTTCCGCGACGCGTCAGCCAGCAACCTCAAGGCCCGGTACAAACTCGACTTCCCGGTCCCGTTGGCCCCGGTCACCACGTTGAGCCGCCCCAACGGCATCACCAGCCGCCGCAAGGACCGGTAGTTCTCGATAGCCAACGTGGTCAACATGCCAGCCAACGTAGCCGCCGCCGGGGACATGTCCCGAGCGACAGGACATAGTCCGGTTCCAGCCACCCTGGGACGGATCGCCAGGCGTGGCGCCGCGCTGGACAGCCGACTATGTCCTGTCGCTCGGGACGGCAGACTGTCTCCATGACCACACCGATCCGCCTCGGCATCGTCGGGCTCGGCGCGATGGGCCGGCATCTGCTGACCGAAGCTCTGAGCCACCCGGACTTCACCGTCACCCACGCGGTCGACCTCGCCCCGGCCACCGTCGCCGCTCTCCAGGCCGATCATCCAGACGTCAGCCTCAGTACCTCGACCGCTGACGTGATCGCGGCCGGTGATGTCGACGCGGTCTACGTCGCGACGCCACCGGCCACGCATGCGGCGCTCGTAGTACCGGCTCTTGAGGCTGGTCAGGCGGTGTTCTGCGAGAAGCCGCTGGCTGTATCGGCCGCTGATGCCGCGGCGATGCTCGAAGCGGCGGCAGGCAAGGCGGCCGGGGTGAACTTCTCGCTCTCCGACCGGCAGTCCACCCGGTACGTCGAACAGGCGATCGCGGACGGCCGGGTCGGCGACGTGCTCGGTGTTGAGGTCCGGCTCGCCTTTCCGGTCTGGCCGCGTGGCTTCCAGGCGGAGGCCACTTGGGTGGGCGGACGCGAACAGGGTGGGTTCGTCCGTGAGGTCTTCTCGCACTTCGCGTATCTCACCGACCGGCTGCTGGGCCAACTCAGCGCCGTTTATGTCGAGCTGGGGTATCGCGACGACGGTCTCAGCGAGACCTCGGCGTACGGGCTGATGAAGGCGGGGGAGATCCCGGTCCAGCTGAGCGGCGTCGTCGGCGCAGCCGGGCCGGAGACGTATGAGTGGATCCTGCGAGGGACCAAGCAGTCCTACAAGCTGACCGCCTGGCGCGACCTCTTTGTTGCTGAGGGCAATGAATGGCGACCGGTCGAACTCACCGGTGAGCTCGGCTCGGAGGCGACCCGGTTGACGCTGTTCGCCCAGGCGATCCGCGGCGAGCACCCACGCGATCTGGCCGACTTCGCGGCGGCCGAGCGGGTCCGGCAGGTCGTCGAGGCTTTCCACCTGTAAAGAGAAACCGCCCCGCACCCAAGCAGGGGCGGGGCGGTCCGACAGCGATCGCTAGGCCAGGGAGTCTTCCCAGGCCTGGTGGAGGTCGGCGTAGTTGCCGCCGGTGTCGATCAGGTCGGCGGGAGCGCCGTCCTCGATGATGCGGCCGTGCTCGAGCACGATCACCCGGTCCGCGGTCTCCACCGTGGAGAGGCGGTGGGCGATGACGATCGCGGTACGGTCGTCGAGGATGGTCCGCAGCGCGCGCTGGATCAGCCGCTCGCTGGGGATGTCGAGGCTCGACGTCGCCTCGTCCAGGATCAGTACCGCCGGATCCGCCAGGAACGCCCGGGCGAATGCGACCAACTGCCGCTGACCCGCCGAGAGCCGGCTGCCGCGCTTGGCGACCGCCGTCTCGTACCCGTCGGGCAGCGCCATGATGAAGTCGTGCGCGCCGATCACCTTGGCCGCCTCGACGATCTCGTCCATCGTCGCGTCCGGCTTGCCGAACCGGATGTTGTCGGCGACCGAGCCGGTGAACAGGAAGTTCTCCTGGGTCACCATCACCACCCGCTCGCGCAGGTCGTCCTCGGTCAGGTCGCGCAGGTCGATCCCGTCGAGCAGCACATGGCCACCCGTCGGGTCGTAGAAACGCGCGACCAGCTTGGCGATCGTGGTCTTGCCGGCTCCCGTAGTCCCGACGAGGGCAAGCGTCTGCCCGGCCGGTACGTCGAGGTCGAGCCCCGGTAGTACCGGCACGCCGTCGACGTACTGGAACTGCACGTTGCGCAACTCCAGATGCCCACGCGCATGCTTGGCGGGCGTCGCGGGCTTGACCGGTTCGGGGACGTCCGGCTTCTCGTTCAGTACCCCGGACAGCTTCTCCAGCGCGGCACTCGCCGACAGGAAGGTGTTGTAGAACTGCGAGATGTCCTGCAGCGGCTCGAAGAACTGCCGCAGGTACAGCAGGAACGCGGTCAGCACCCCGACGGTCACGTGCCCGTGGTACGCCTGCCACCCGCCGTAGGCCAGGATCGCGACGATCGTGATGTTGCCGACGCCCTTGATCGACGGCATGAAGATCGCGTTGATCCGGAACGACTCGAGGTTCGCCTCGCGGTACTTGTCGTTGACCCCGTAGAAGATCTCCTCGTTGCGCGGCTCCCGCCGGAACGCTTGCACCGCCCGGATCCCGTGCATCGACTCGACGAAGTGCACGATCACCAGCACGACGGCCTCACGCGTCCGCCGGTAGACGATCGCCGACCGCTTCCGGAACCACGCCGTCAGGATGAACAGCACCGGGAACGACAGCAACGCCAGCAACCCGAGCTTGACGTCGAGGGTGAGCAGCAGGATCGCAGTACCGACCAAGGTCAGCAGAGCCGTCACCAGCCCGTCGAAGCCGGTCTCCAGCATCTCGTCGATGACATCCACGTCGGACGTCAGCCGCGAGATCACCCGCCCCGACGTGTACTTGTCGTGGAACGACGGGCTGAGCCGCTGGAAGTGGTCGAACACCCGCCGGCGCAGACCGAGCAGGATGGTCTGCCCGAGCCGGCCGGACCGCATCAGGAAGATCTGCCGGGCACCGGCCTGGATCAGCGCCGAGGCCAGCACGATCAGCACGATGTCGATCAGCGTCGAGCTGCCCTGGCCCGCCAGGATCGGCGGGATGCCCTTGTCGATCCCGAGGTGGACCAGGTACGGCACCGACAGCCGGGCCGCGTTCTCCACCACGACGATCGCGACGAGCAGCCAGATCATCTTCTTGTACGGCCGGAGCAGCTCGCCGAGCAGTTTGCGGGACTGCGTCTTGAGTCGCAGGGTCGTTGCCTTCGACAACTCCCGGTCCGGGTCCTCGGCGTACCCGCGCCAGGACTCTTCCTGATCCGGTTGATCGGTAGGTTGAGGTGTTTGCTGAGTGGTCGTCATGCGTGCACCTCCTCCTCTTCCGCCGCGAGCAGCATCCGGTACGCCGGTACCGTCGCCAGCAACTCCTGGTGCGTACCGACGTGGGTGATCGTGCCGCCCTCCAGCAGCGCGACCTGGTCGGCCAGCATCACGGTCGAGGCCCGGTGTGCGACGACGATGCCGGTGGTGGCGGCGAGCACGTTGCGCAACGCCTCCTCGACCAGTGCCTCGGTGTGCACGTCCAGCGCCGACAACGTGTCGTCCAGGACCAGTACCGCCGGCCTGGCCAGTACTGCGCGCGCCAGCGCGAGTCGTTGCCGCTGGCCACCGGACAGCGACATGCCCTGCTCGCCGACCCGGGTCTCCAGCCCCCAGGGCAACTCGTTCGCGAAGGTCGCCTGGGCGATCTCCAGGGCCTGCTGGACCTCGGCGTCGGTCGCGTCGGGCCGGCCGAGGGTGATGTTCTCCCGGGCGCTCATCGAGAACAGCGTCGGGTCGTCGAACGCCGACGCGACCGCGCTGCGCAGCGACTTCAGGGTGAGATCGCGGACGTCATGCCCGTCGATCGTGATCCGCCCGCCGGTCACGTCGTACAGCCGGGGGACCAGCGAGGTCAGGGTGGTCTTGCCCGAGCCGGTGGCGCCGACCAGGGCGAGCGTCGTACCGGGCGCGAGGTCGAGGTTGATGTCGTGCAGGACGTCGGCCGAGTCCGGGCCGAACCGGAAGCTGACGTTCTCGAAGACCAGGTGACCGCGCGGGTTCACCAGCTCGTCGGGACCGTCGGTGATGGTGGACTCGGTGTCCAGGATCTCGCTGATCCGGTCCGCCGACGTCATCGCCTCCTGCGCCATCGCGAGGATGGTGCCGAGCGACTCGACCGGCCAGATCAGCGACAGCATCAAGGTGATGAAGGCGACCAGGGTGCCCAGGGAGATCGCGTCCCGGCCGACGGCCAGCGCGCCGAGCAGCAGCACGATCACCAGGGTCAGGTTCGGGATCACCTCCAGGAAGGTCCAGAACCGCGACGCCAGCCGGACCTTGTCGACCGAGGTCTCGTACAGCTTCACCGCACCGTCGTCGAACTGCTTCTTGACGTGCTCGCGGCGGCCGAACGCCTTGATCACCC
This region includes:
- a CDS encoding nitroreductase family deazaflavin-dependent oxidoreductase, with product MSSSEEEYAPSTTGWVREAVEKMVEAGDTSVGGFNGMHVVLMTMRGAKSGKLRKVPVMRVEHEGVYAAVASLGGAPKNPVWYYNLKVDPKIQLQDGERTGEYVAREIEGDEYKLWWKRSVEAFPNYAEYQTKTTRIIPLFLLEPVSGN
- a CDS encoding ABC transporter ATP-binding protein, which translates into the protein MTTTQQTPQPTDQPDQEESWRGYAEDPDRELSKATTLRLKTQSRKLLGELLRPYKKMIWLLVAIVVVENAARLSVPYLVHLGIDKGIPPILAGQGSSTLIDIVLIVLASALIQAGARQIFLMRSGRLGQTILLGLRRRVFDHFQRLSPSFHDKYTSGRVISRLTSDVDVIDEMLETGFDGLVTALLTLVGTAILLLTLDVKLGLLALLSFPVLFILTAWFRKRSAIVYRRTREAVVLVIVHFVESMHGIRAVQAFRREPRNEEIFYGVNDKYREANLESFRINAIFMPSIKGVGNITIVAILAYGGWQAYHGHVTVGVLTAFLLYLRQFFEPLQDISQFYNTFLSASAALEKLSGVLNEKPDVPEPVKPATPAKHARGHLELRNVQFQYVDGVPVLPGLDLDVPAGQTLALVGTTGAGKTTIAKLVARFYDPTGGHVLLDGIDLRDLTEDDLRERVVMVTQENFLFTGSVADNIRFGKPDATMDEIVEAAKVIGAHDFIMALPDGYETAVAKRGSRLSAGQRQLVAFARAFLADPAVLILDEATSSLDIPSERLIQRALRTILDDRTAIVIAHRLSTVETADRVIVLEHGRIIEDGAPADLIDTGGNYADLHQAWEDSLA
- a CDS encoding CDP-alcohol phosphatidyltransferase family protein gives rise to the protein MREPFVGSTRLRLAGLALHAYTASGTVLALLIVIAAIDGDAVRALWLGLAALWIDGTDGMIARRLRVKETIPWFDGAMLDNIVDYLTYAFAPIVLLWTGGYLPHGFIGAALAALPLLASSYQFCRTDAKTDDHFFLGFPSYWNVVAFYVVVLDLGQTATGIILLTCSILVFIPIKYVYPSRTKAFRTTNLVTTLIWLGSYAVLLTQMPNPSAIVVAISLAYLVYYGVLSLYLTFWAPRRKAA
- a CDS encoding Gfo/Idh/MocA family protein, whose amino-acid sequence is MTTPIRLGIVGLGAMGRHLLTEALSHPDFTVTHAVDLAPATVAALQADHPDVSLSTSTADVIAAGDVDAVYVATPPATHAALVVPALEAGQAVFCEKPLAVSAADAAAMLEAAAGKAAGVNFSLSDRQSTRYVEQAIADGRVGDVLGVEVRLAFPVWPRGFQAEATWVGGREQGGFVREVFSHFAYLTDRLLGQLSAVYVELGYRDDGLSETSAYGLMKAGEIPVQLSGVVGAAGPETYEWILRGTKQSYKLTAWRDLFVAEGNEWRPVELTGELGSEATRLTLFAQAIRGEHPRDLADFAAAERVRQVVEAFHL
- a CDS encoding ABC transporter ATP-binding protein; translated protein: MFTTAILGVGVSLTVPLVTRAIIDGPVTRREIDLLLPLGLLALGLSISEVLLVWVRRWAQSRAVSDLEASLRNDLYIRLQALPMEFHSRWQSGQLLSRVTADLSTIRRFMGFGLLFLVINVLQLVVVTFLLLQLYWPLGVVVLVAAAPIIVVSLKFEKKYLAISRRVQDQQGDLATRIEESAVGFRVIKAFGRREHVKKQFDDGAVKLYETSVDKVRLASRFWTFLEVIPNLTLVIVLLLGALAVGRDAISLGTLVAFITLMLSLIWPVESLGTILAMAQEAMTSADRISEILDTESTITDGPDELVNPRGHLVFENVSFRFGPDSADVLHDINLDLAPGTTLALVGATGSGKTTLTSLVPRLYDVTGGRITIDGHDVRDLTLKSLRSAVASAFDDPTLFSMSARENITLGRPDATDAEVQQALEIAQATFANELPWGLETRVGEQGMSLSGGQRQRLALARAVLARPAVLVLDDTLSALDVHTEALVEEALRNVLAATTGIVVAHRASTVMLADQVALLEGGTITHVGTHQELLATVPAYRMLLAAEEEEVHA
- a CDS encoding AAA family ATPase, with the protein product MLTTLAIENYRSLRRLVMPLGRLNVVTGANGTGKSSLYRALRLLADASRNGAVAALAREGGLPSTLWAGPENISNAVRRGEQPLQGTVRSKAVSLRMGFASEDYGYAMDFGLPQPLKGEFGEPSAFSLDPEIKREALWAGPFLRPAALLVERGGGGVRIRGGDGKWHDGGHALQPFDSVLSEFADPERAPELLTLRERMRSWRFYDHLRTDADAPARQVQIGTRTTILGPEGADVAAALQTIREIGPRGGLDAAIERAFPASKVEIRNNAGRFEIAFHQHGLLRPLSGAELSDGTLRYLLWVAALLTPRPPALLVLNEPETSLHPDLLPALANLVVTAAKDTQVIVVTHSRPFQSALQAGAEETGLDFHTNELLKEFGQTVLEGQRPLDEPPWKWPSR